A single window of Toxotes jaculatrix isolate fToxJac2 chromosome 4, fToxJac2.pri, whole genome shotgun sequence DNA harbors:
- the LOC121180291 gene encoding S-methyl-5'-thioadenosine phosphorylase, producing MASALPVKIGIIGGSGLDDPDILEGRTERYVDTPYGKPSDALILGKIKNVECVLLARHGRQHTIMPSNVNYQANIWALREEGCTHLLVTTACGSLREEIQPGDIVIIDQFIDRTTKRAQTLYDGQPTSPPGVCHIPMADPFCNRTREVLVEVARSLGVKCHVRGTMLTIEGPRFSSRAESLMFRQWGADVINMTTVPEVVLAKEAGLCYASIAMATDYDCWKEHEEAVCVDNVMKTMKENANKASSILLTAIPQISQMDWAQTMKTLKSMAQSSVMLPKH from the exons ATGGCATCCGCGCTGCCTGTTAAG ATTGGTATAATTGGTGGTTCAGGCCTTGATGATCCAGACATCCTGGAGGGAAGGACTGAGCGTTATGTTGATACACCCTATGGAAAG CCATCTGATGCGCTGATtctggggaaaataaaaaatgtggaATGTGTTCTCCTGGCAAG GCATGGCAGGCAACACACCATAATGCCATCCAATGTGAATTACCAAGCCAACATTTGGGCGCTGAGAGAAGAGGGCTGCACTCATCTATTGGTTACCACGGCCTGTGGTTCACTCCGAGAGGAGATTCAGCCAGGAGACATTGTCATCATAGATCAGTTCATTGACAG GACTACCAAGAGAGCTCAGACGCTGTATGATGGACAGCCCACCAGTCCTCCAGGTGTGTGTCACATCCCCATGGCTGATCCTTTCTGCAACAGAACCAGAGAG GTTTTGGTGGAGGTGGCACGGAGTCTGGGCGTCAAGTGCCATGTGCGAGGGACTATGCTGACTATCGAGGGGCCGCGCTTTTCCTCGCGGGCAGAGAGCCTGATGTTCCGCCAGTGGGGTGCTGACGTCATCAATATGACCACCGTGCCAGAGGTGGTCCTCGCCAAGGAGGCTGGCTTGTGCTATGCCAGCATCGCCATGGCAACAGACTATGACTGTTGGAAGGAGCATGAGGAGGCG GTCTGTGTTGACAACGTAATGAAGACGATGAAGGAGAACGCAAACAAAGCCAGCAGTATCCTGCTAACTGCAATACCCCAGATTAGTCAGATGGACTGGGCTCAGACAATGAAGACTTTGAAA TCAATGGCACAATCTTCGGTAATGTTACCAAAACACTAA
- the toporsa gene encoding topoisomerase I binding, arginine/serine-rich a, which produces MSAIKIALQQSQKSGRRKASEAMSAEVSPDSKCPICLDIFNNMSYLDLCLHKFCFRCIHEWSKNKAECPLCKQPFNSIYHSIKSEQDFKKYDLQPLNNGSFGTFGGVRFRYRTTLTGVHRQMHRRTSPPPDNGVMFEASTNTPQQRQDRYIRRVMTRLAARRRAASEGRAVNNVREQEMINFRRELYRQGVRVRTVRDGGRSRDTSAEFYRKNPACLHRLIPWLKRELTVLYGSHGSLVNIVQHIIMSRITRYDMEDGAIQEELRPFIQGRTEHFLHEFISFAKAPFNMEAYDQHAVYDCPAPSSNEDSSSNSSVIAISEDEEHSTELDPQGDSVSTLSHSVWDDETPGPSYSTTAEQSRAEHLSVLDSDSDSSLEEETQQFGASSQQMSPHNQANVTQGEVNNEECLTSDSDDCVIVGFVKPTAERTPELVQLSSDCDESDSEDTKEVPLLPQHIRFSSLSPPASQSSDPSGAGQSENVETDHHHQLDSIKRHSSSAYSRHKTSSKSERKDTDRGFDGHERSRKRHGSKDRDQRRRRRSRSRERRHSSRSPAISQSSVSTLSMERGYSFFNSRDYSKYDSDYKRRDSYRSYQSYKHYSQEGKDSGMHYTERQSYYYSSRKYGDRHSFSRSRSRSRDSRRRDRRYSRSFSSSRSPSAKGKSHHDKPGGKRKYKTRHLEEPSKSTLSKSYHEGDSSSLSTKQKKKKSKEKHRKKSKERSRKTSRSLSVELVNEENSHERSKHHKKKKKHKKKSKRHRSNEHTEKNSPSVITIDSDSDSFANDSVTQASSTKMDNPVDSTTDDPVGPAALSSVI; this is translated from the coding sequence ATGTCAGCAATTAAGATTGCCCTGCAGCAGAGCCAGAAGAGTGGCAGAAGGAAAGCCTCTGAAGCAATGTCTGCAGAGGTGTCGCCAGATTCCAAGTGTCCCATCTGTTTGGACATATTTAACAACATGTCTTACCTGGACCTCTGCCTCCACAAGTTCTGTTTCCGTTGCATTCACGAGTGGTCCAAGAACAAAGCAGAGTGCCCTTTATGCAAACAGCCATTCAATTCAATCTATCACAGTATAAAATCAGAGCAAGACTTCAAGAAGTATGACTTGCAGCCATTGAATAATGGCTCTTTTGGGACTTTTGGGGGCGTGCGGTTTAGATACCGCACAACTCTTACTGGAGTCCATCGGCAGATGCATAGAAGGACCTCTCCACCACCAGACAATGGAGTAATGTTTGAAGCCTCTACAAACACCCCCCAGCAGCGGCAGGACCGTTACATCCGGCGTGTGATGACGAGGTTGGCAGCCAGGAGGAGAGCTGCGAGTGAAGGCAGGGCAGTGAACAATGTCAGAGAGCAGGAAATGATCAACTTCAGGAGGGAATTGTACCGACAAGGGGTCAGGGTTCGGACCGTTAGGGATGGAGGCCGCTCGCGAGACACCTCAGCTGAGTTCTACCGAAAAAATCCTGCCTGCCTACACAGACTGATCCCCTGGCTAAAAAGAGAACTCACTGTGCTATATGGGTCCCACGGCTCTCTGGTCAACATCGTTCAGCACATCATCATGTCACGCATTACTCGTTATGATATGGAGGATGGAGCTATTCAGGAAGAGCTCAGGCCATTCATCCAGGGACGCACAGAGCATTTTCTGCATGAGTTCATCAGCTTTGCAAAGGCCCCCTTCAATATGGAGGCCTATGACCAGCACGCTGTCTACGACTGCCCAGCCCCTTCCTCAAATGAAGACAGCAGCTCCAACTCCTCTGTAATAGCTATTTCAGAGGATGAGGAACATTCCACAGAGCTGGACCCCCAAGGAGACTCTGTGTCAACCCTAAGTCATTCTGTGTGGGACGATGAGACACCCGGGCCATCGTATTCTACAAccgcagagcagagcagggcagAGCATCTGTCAGTCCttgactcagactcagacagcAGTTTAGAGGAGGAGACACAGCAGTTTGGGGCTTCTTCACAGCAAATGAGTCCCCACAACCAGGCAAATGTGACTCAGGGTGAAGTTAACAACGAAGAGTGTTTGACATCTGACAGTGATGACTGTGTCATTGTAGGCTTTGTCAAGCCAACAGCAGAGAGGACTCCTGAACTGGTTCAGCTCTCCTCTGACTGTGATGAGTCTGACAGTGAAGATACCAAGGAAGTGCCTCTTTTACCTCAACACATCCGCTTCTCTAGCCTCAGTCCTCCAGCTTCACAGAGTAGTGATCCAAGTGGTGCTGGACAGTCAGAAAATGTAGAAACAGACCACCATCATCAGTTGGATTCAATAAAAAGACATAGCTCTTCAGCATATAGCAGACACAAGACGTCCAGtaagtcagagagaaaagacacagaTCGAGGTTTTGATGGTCATGAGAGATCCAGGAAGAGGCACGGGTCAAAGGACAGAGaccagaggagaaggaggaggtcaAGAAGCAGAGAGCGCAGGCACTCTAGCAGGAGCCCAGCGATCTCCCAGAGCAGTGTCAGCACTCTGTCTATGGAAAGAGGTTATTCTTTCTTCAACAGCAGAGACTACTCAAAATATGATAGTGATTATAAAAGGAGGGACAGTTATCGGAGCTATCAGTCATATAAACATTACAGCCAAGAGGGTAAAGACAGTGGAATGCATTATACAGAGAGACAGTCCTATTATTACAGTAGTCGCAAATACGGAGATAGGCACTCATTCTCACGCTCTAGGAGCCGCAGCAGAGACTCACGGAGAAGGGACAGGAGGTATTCCCGATCTTTTTCCAGCAGTCGCTCCCCTTCGGCAAAAGGGAAATCACACCACGACAAGCCTGGTGGAAAGAGGAaatacaaaacaagacatttggaGGAACCGTCCAAAAGCACACTTTCCAAATCATATCACGAAGGTGACTCCTCCTCATtatcaacaaaacagaaaaagaaaaagagcaaagagaagCATCGTAAAAAATCCAAAGAGAGGTCCCGAAAGACTAGCAGGAGCCTCAGTGTGGAGCTCGTCAACGAGGAAAACTCACATGAACGGAGCAAACaccacaagaaaaagaagaaacacaagaagaaaagcaaaagacaCAGGAGTAATGAGCACACAGAGAAGAACTCACCCTCTGTCATCACcattgacagtgacagtgattcTTTTGCTAATGACAGTGTCACCCAGGCCAGCAGCACTAAAATGGACAACCCTGTTGACAGTACCACAGATGACCCAGTAGgccctgctgctctgtcctctgtgattTAG
- the ndufb6 gene encoding NADH dehydrogenase [ubiquinone] 1 beta subcomplex subunit 6 translates to MSGYTPDEKLRFEQISKLRKQWLKDQELSPREPVVQAKPPGAVARFWAGFLEPKSLWRLYTYKAYRGGVFTLTRLLIPAWIVHYYVKYHVAQRPYGIVSLKPKLFPGDTILETGEVVPDLPEVHGHH, encoded by the exons ATGTCTGGGTACACACCAGACGAGAAGCTCCGTTTCGAGCAAATTTCCAAGCTCCGTAAGCAGTGGCTGAAGGACCAGGAGCTCAGCCCGAGGGAGCCCGTCGTACAAGCCAAACCTCCCGGCGCCGTCGCCAGATTCTGGGCTGGCTTTTTGGAGCCCAAGAGCCTGTGGAGGCTTTAC ACCTACAAAGCATATAGAGGTGGAGTTTTCACATTAACACGGCTGTTGATACCTGCTTGGATTGTGCACTACTACGTGAAGTACCATGTTGCT CAAAGACCATATGGCATTGTGTCATTGAAACCTAAGCTATTCCCA GGTGACACCATTCTGGAGACAGGCGAAGTTGTTCCAGATCTTCCTGAGGTCCATGGTCATCACTGa
- the LOC121181231 gene encoding PRELI domain-containing protein 1, mitochondrial-like: protein MVKYFCSNTDIRSTWDHVVSAFWQRYPNPFSTHVLTEDVVYREVTADHQLLSRRLLTKTNRLPRWAERFFPTGMSRSVYIIEDSVVDPVNRSLITYTWNLNHTTLMSVEERCVFLDSAEQPASTQLKREAWISSSVYGFSRPIQEFGLARFKSNQVKAMKGLEYALSNLQGETPQRLLRDTVKDASGKAKEAAKNLASAATAPQKPQQYI, encoded by the exons ATGGTCAAATATTTCTGCAGTAACACAGACATCAGGAGCACGTGGGACCATGTTGTCTCTGCTTTCTGGCAGAGGTACCCTAACCCGTTCAG CACCCATGTTCTCACAGAGGACGTTGTGTATCGGGAGGTGACTGCGGACCACCAGCTCCTCTCCAGACGCCTCCTGACGAAGACCAATCGGCTGCCACGCTGGGCAGAGCGGTTCTTCCCCACCGGCATGTCTCGCTCTGTGTACATCATCGAGGATTCAGTCGTGGACCCTGTCAACAGAAGCCTGATCACCTACACCTGGAACCTCAATCACACAACTCTCATG TCAGTTGAAGAACGTTGCGTTTTCCTAGACTCGGCGGAGCAGCCAGCCTCCACCCAGCTGAAACGGGAGGCGTGGATATCCTCAAGTGTTTATGGCTTCTCCAGACCTATTCAG GAGTTTGGATTGGCCCGCTTCAAGAGCAACCAGGTGAAGGCCATGAAAGGGCTGGAGTATGCACTGTCCAACTTACAGG GAGAGACGCCCCAGCGGCTGCTCAGGGACACGGTGAAGGACGCATCAGGGAAGGCCAAAGAAGCAGCGAAGAACCTGGCTTCAGCTGCGACGGCCCCACAGAAACCCCAGCAGTACATCTGA